A genomic window from Deltaproteobacteria bacterium includes:
- a CDS encoding SurA N-terminal domain-containing protein has translation MLDQLRRHSRSWITLFIFGLLILVFGLFYGFNDLPGQLPRSTVASVNGDPITAGEFEFAFDNREAYYRKLFQDKMPEQSRNNIRYETLNQLVTERLLMTFVQQYGLTVSDAELAAKIRAIPDLKTEQGSFDPLLYQQNLQRIWQKYHVNLERVLRHDLLLDRVHDLMEASAYTSADESKAAYWREQTKFTFEVVRIDPNKLVAAKKIAAVEDAARVATEMQTGWGDEAARKKLLAEYGFEATKIGPVSVAEHMRVLGPKATAADHIALFRLTPESPLCPAPVHVEQQFVLCRLLQRTEPDTAKWEQAQTDYRTQYRSRQANARMNRLLAALRQEADIEQSPTLFDTAP, from the coding sequence ATGCTCGATCAACTCCGTCGTCATTCGCGTTCGTGGATCACGCTGTTCATCTTCGGACTCTTGATCCTCGTCTTCGGCCTCTTCTACGGCTTCAACGACCTCCCGGGCCAACTCCCGCGCAGCACGGTCGCGTCGGTCAACGGGGATCCGATCACTGCCGGCGAGTTCGAATTCGCGTTCGACAATCGCGAGGCCTACTACCGAAAGCTGTTTCAAGACAAGATGCCGGAGCAATCCCGCAACAACATCCGCTACGAAACGCTCAACCAGCTGGTGACCGAACGCCTGCTGATGACGTTCGTCCAACAGTACGGCCTGACCGTCTCCGATGCGGAGCTAGCCGCCAAGATCCGCGCCATTCCCGACCTCAAAACGGAACAAGGTAGCTTCGATCCATTGCTCTATCAACAGAACTTGCAGCGGATCTGGCAAAAATACCACGTCAATCTGGAACGCGTGCTCCGCCACGACTTGCTGCTCGACCGCGTCCACGACCTGATGGAGGCTTCGGCTTACACCTCGGCGGATGAATCCAAAGCCGCGTATTGGCGGGAGCAGACCAAGTTCACGTTCGAAGTGGTGCGCATCGACCCGAACAAACTGGTCGCGGCCAAAAAAATCGCCGCAGTGGAAGACGCCGCGCGTGTCGCGACGGAAATGCAAACCGGCTGGGGCGACGAGGCCGCGCGGAAAAAATTGTTGGCGGAATACGGATTCGAAGCCACAAAGATCGGCCCGGTGAGCGTCGCGGAACACATGCGCGTCCTCGGGCCAAAGGCGACGGCCGCCGACCACATTGCGCTGTTTCGTCTCACGCCGGAGTCACCGCTCTGCCCCGCTCCGGTGCACGTGGAGCAGCAGTTCGTGCTGTGTCGCTTGCTGCAACGGACGGAACCGGACACGGCCAAATGGGAGCAGGCTCAAACGGACTATCGCACCCAGTACCGATCCCGCCAGGCCAACGCCCGCATGAATCGCCTGCTCGCAGCGTTGCGCCAAGAGGCCGACATCGAGCAAAGCCCGACACTCTTCGACACCGCACCGTGA
- a CDS encoding HD domain-containing protein, which yields MEPWQQCIVGAGGRIYEVGGAVRDALLGRPVKDRDYLITAVPMPQITALLQPYGKVSLVGKSFGVIKFSPHQRPDLLLDLAIPRREVSTGVHHRDFNVAYDHTLPAEIDLARRDFTINAMARALDSGELLDPFGGRADLDARVLRQVFPDAFPEDPLRMLRAVQFAARFGLTIEPATLASLRQHAALIRTVSAERIIEEIGKLFRAERPSQGFYLMAELGLLPHVFPELEACRGVEQEKRQGDDVFHHTMRVLDAARSDSEIDHRGDLTLLFAALYHDVGKPQTKRFDPAEGRMTFFGHQLVSRRIAKKQLGALHVQMLGVDLKQVCRLVEHHMFETKASFTEKAIRRFINKVGPDLIALLLDLRLADNRGGKYPAGIKGVLRLKARIQAELAKKPPFGPKDLAITGHDLMTAGIPAGPQMGAILKQLVDLCLDDPALNEKDRLLELAKGMGSAV from the coding sequence ATGGAGCCGTGGCAGCAGTGTATTGTAGGCGCTGGCGGCCGCATTTACGAGGTCGGCGGAGCGGTGCGCGACGCGCTGCTCGGACGTCCCGTCAAAGACCGCGACTATCTGATCACCGCCGTGCCGATGCCGCAGATCACCGCGCTGCTCCAGCCGTACGGAAAGGTCAGCTTGGTCGGCAAATCGTTCGGCGTCATTAAATTCAGCCCGCATCAACGTCCCGACTTGCTACTCGATCTCGCCATTCCGCGCCGTGAGGTCTCCACCGGCGTGCATCATCGTGACTTCAACGTTGCGTACGATCACACGCTGCCGGCCGAGATCGACTTGGCGCGCCGCGACTTCACCATCAACGCAATGGCGCGCGCGCTCGACAGCGGCGAACTGCTCGACCCATTTGGCGGCCGCGCCGACCTCGACGCGCGCGTGTTGCGCCAAGTCTTCCCCGACGCCTTCCCCGAAGATCCGCTGCGCATGCTGCGTGCCGTGCAATTCGCCGCGCGCTTCGGCCTGACGATCGAACCCGCCACGCTGGCGAGTCTGCGCCAACACGCCGCACTCATTCGCACCGTCTCCGCCGAGCGGATCATTGAAGAGATCGGGAAACTCTTCCGCGCCGAGCGCCCCTCGCAAGGCTTCTATCTGATGGCCGAATTGGGATTACTGCCGCACGTCTTCCCGGAACTCGAGGCCTGCCGCGGCGTGGAGCAAGAGAAGCGACAAGGCGACGACGTCTTTCACCACACGATGCGCGTGCTCGACGCCGCCCGCAGCGATTCCGAAATCGACCATCGCGGCGACCTCACACTGCTGTTCGCTGCGCTCTATCACGATGTCGGCAAACCGCAGACCAAACGCTTCGACCCCGCTGAGGGCCGGATGACCTTCTTCGGCCACCAACTCGTTTCGCGGCGCATCGCAAAGAAACAGCTCGGCGCACTGCATGTCCAAATGCTCGGCGTGGATCTGAAACAGGTCTGCCGGTTAGTCGAACACCATATGTTCGAGACCAAGGCCTCGTTCACCGAAAAGGCGATTCGCCGTTTCATTAATAAAGTCGGCCCCGACCTGATCGCGCTGTTGCTCGACCTCCGGCTGGCCGACAATCGCGGCGGCAAATATCCCGCCGGCATCAAAGGCGTGTTACGCCTCAAGGCACGCATCCAGGCCGAGCTGGCGAAAAAACCGCCGTTCGGCCCCAAAGATTTGGCCATTACCGGCCACGACCTGATGACCGCCGGCATCCCCGCCGGCCCCCAAATGGGCGCCATCCTCAAACAACTCGTCGACCTCTGCCTCGACGACCCCGCGTTAAACGAAAAAGACCGCTTGCTGGAACTGGCGAAGGGGATGGGGAGTGCGGTTTAG
- a CDS encoding nucleotidyl transferase AbiEii/AbiGii toxin family protein: MEQLKRIVQAAPLTDDALVNVVREYLQVLVLKLLFHGKGGRALSFVGGTCLRICYDLKRYSEDLDFCLDAPTANYQFAPLLRGVRQALQQRGFIVTATIHEEKIVQKAFLRFDGFHEALGIRGFRQGQKIHLKVEVDAKPLVLRANERESVFVSRFQEIFPIVKHNLATLFAGKVLAILYRPYTRGRDYYDLIWYLNRKAPLNLEYLNRGQRRPSFASLRDVVAALTAKVTAVKPQLLLKDISRFLEDPSEAAWIADYQQLFRQLVQQWG, encoded by the coding sequence ATGGAACAACTCAAACGCATCGTGCAGGCCGCACCGCTCACCGATGACGCGCTGGTCAATGTGGTGCGCGAGTATTTGCAGGTCTTGGTGCTCAAACTGCTGTTTCATGGCAAAGGGGGACGGGCCCTTTCCTTCGTGGGGGGCACGTGTTTGCGGATCTGTTACGATCTTAAACGGTATTCCGAAGATCTCGACTTCTGTCTGGACGCGCCGACCGCGAACTATCAGTTCGCGCCGTTGCTGCGTGGCGTGCGCCAGGCATTGCAGCAGCGGGGATTCATCGTGACGGCCACGATTCATGAGGAGAAGATCGTCCAAAAGGCCTTCTTGCGATTCGATGGATTTCACGAGGCGCTCGGGATTCGCGGGTTTCGCCAGGGGCAGAAGATTCATCTGAAAGTCGAGGTCGACGCCAAGCCGCTCGTGTTGCGTGCGAACGAGCGGGAGAGTGTCTTTGTGAGCCGTTTTCAGGAAATCTTCCCGATTGTGAAGCACAACCTGGCAACGCTGTTTGCGGGGAAGGTGTTGGCGATCCTCTATCGTCCCTACACGCGGGGGCGCGATTATTACGATTTGATTTGGTACTTAAACCGCAAGGCGCCGTTGAATCTGGAATACCTCAATCGCGGGCAGCGGCGCCCGTCATTTGCGTCATTGCGCGATGTCGTCGCGGCGCTCACCGCCAAAGTGACTGCCGTCAAGCCGCAGCTCCTGCTCAAAGATATCAGCCGTTTTTTAGAAGATCCCAGTGAAGCGGCTTGGATCGCCGATTACCAACAACTCTTCCGCCAACTCGTGCAGCAGTGGGGGTGA
- a CDS encoding methylated-DNA--[protein]-cysteine S-methyltransferase, with translation MSSDTSSHHLFDTPIGRCGIVWKGDAVQRVCFPEVVPAEMEPRSNGAEADRAVRPPATIRRVMARLVAVLEGRPDTLQDIPLDLTAVPPFHAQIYHAAQQIPWGRTVTYGELAQSVGRPGAARAVGQAMARNPFPLLVPCHRVLAAGRRIGGFTAPQGTDLKQRLLAREGVHLDANAVNNAAAPAANSSFDPNIAVEHLVRVDRRLARLIAQVGPCRLQPNRLQSPFEALAESIVYQQLTGKAAATIYGRLRQLCHRPRVLRPAHILTATTAALRSVGLSRAKVAALQDLAAKAQARVVPSLAALQQLDDEAVIERLTTIRGIGRWTVEMLLIFRLGRPDVLPVHDYGVRKGFAKAYGHAALPTPKALAAHGERWRPYRTVAAWYLWRAVDGAAVG, from the coding sequence ATGTCCTCGGATACGTCATCGCACCATCTGTTCGACACCCCGATCGGGCGGTGTGGCATCGTTTGGAAGGGCGATGCGGTGCAGCGGGTCTGCTTTCCCGAGGTAGTGCCGGCGGAAATGGAGCCACGATCGAATGGGGCGGAGGCCGATCGCGCAGTGCGCCCGCCGGCAACGATTCGCCGCGTGATGGCGCGGCTGGTGGCTGTGCTTGAAGGGCGCCCCGACACATTGCAGGACATCCCGTTGGACCTCACGGCGGTGCCTCCGTTTCACGCCCAAATCTACCACGCCGCGCAACAAATTCCGTGGGGACGCACGGTGACGTACGGCGAACTGGCGCAGTCGGTCGGCCGGCCGGGCGCGGCGCGAGCGGTGGGGCAGGCGATGGCGCGGAACCCGTTTCCGCTGCTGGTCCCGTGTCACCGCGTGTTGGCTGCGGGGCGTCGAATCGGCGGGTTTACTGCGCCGCAAGGCACGGACCTCAAGCAGCGGTTGTTGGCGCGGGAAGGCGTTCATCTGGATGCGAATGCCGTGAACAACGCCGCGGCACCTGCGGCGAATTCCTCCTTCGACCCAAACATTGCCGTCGAACATCTGGTACGCGTCGATCGCCGCTTGGCGCGTTTGATCGCGCAGGTGGGGCCCTGTCGATTGCAGCCGAATCGTTTGCAAAGTCCGTTCGAGGCGTTGGCGGAGTCGATCGTCTATCAACAGCTGACCGGCAAGGCCGCAGCCACCATTTACGGGCGACTGCGGCAACTTTGTCATCGCCCACGCGTGTTACGGCCGGCGCATATTCTTACTGCGACGACCGCCGCGTTGCGCAGCGTCGGCCTCTCGCGCGCGAAAGTGGCCGCATTGCAAGATTTGGCGGCCAAGGCCCAAGCCCGCGTCGTGCCATCGCTCGCCGCGCTGCAACAACTGGACGACGAGGCAGTCATCGAACGACTTACGACCATTCGCGGGATCGGGCGTTGGACCGTTGAAATGTTGCTGATCTTCCGCTTGGGCCGTCCCGATGTCCTGCCGGTGCATGATTACGGCGTGCGCAAAGGCTTTGCCAAGGCGTATGGCCACGCGGCGCTTCCCACTCCGAAGGCGTTGGCCGCCCACGGCGAACGCTGGCGCCCGTATCGTACCGTGGCCGCGTGGTATCTGTGGCGCGCCGTCGACGGCGCCGCGGTGGGGTGA
- a CDS encoding LexA family transcriptional regulator, with protein MSHLPEHPIVEKIRTFWQRHRRGPSYSELAQLAGYASKQAAYRLAQKLVDAGLLTRDATGRLALDPTLLRPRLLGAVQAGFPSPAEEELIDTISLDEYLIRKPAESFLLKVNGDSMRDAGILPDDLVIIERGRDPHHGDIVLAEVDGAWTLKYYQRHGKSIRLVPANPKYPVIEPKSELKIGGVVRATMRRY; from the coding sequence ATGAGCCATCTCCCTGAACATCCGATCGTCGAAAAAATCCGCACCTTCTGGCAGCGGCACCGGCGCGGGCCGAGCTATAGCGAACTCGCCCAACTCGCGGGTTATGCCTCCAAACAAGCCGCCTATCGGCTGGCGCAAAAACTGGTCGACGCAGGACTGCTCACCCGCGACGCCACCGGGCGACTGGCGTTAGACCCCACGCTATTGCGGCCTCGGCTGCTCGGGGCCGTCCAGGCCGGATTCCCCTCGCCCGCCGAAGAAGAACTGATCGACACCATAAGCCTCGACGAATACCTGATCCGCAAACCGGCCGAGAGCTTCCTGTTGAAGGTCAACGGCGACTCCATGCGCGACGCCGGCATCCTCCCGGACGATCTCGTCATCATCGAACGCGGCCGCGACCCGCACCACGGCGACATCGTACTGGCCGAGGTCGACGGCGCCTGGACGCTGAAATATTACCAGCGCCACGGCAAGTCGATTCGCCTCGTCCCGGCCAATCCGAAGTATCCGGTCATTGAACCAAAGTCGGAACTCAAGATCGGCGGCGTGGTCCGCGCCACCATGCGGAGGTATTAA
- a CDS encoding DNA polymerase IV: protein MEQPITLRNWPQAILHLDADAFFASVEQAMHPELRGKPVVTGAERGIVAAASYEAKALGVQRGVSLTEAVQRCPSLILLPSDYETYSLFSKRIFAIMRRFTPDVEEYSIDEAFADLTGLRRHHHDGYEGIAKQIQETVMRELDIGVSVGISLSKGLAKLCSKLRKPRGFAAAPGPLIHRLLANTRLETVWGFGPNTVQLLTKFGCRTALDFVRQPRYFAEQHLGKVGVALWSELRGEYVYRVDPTPKTDYATISKTKTFAPPSRESDYVFAQAVRNLESACIKARRYRLAARRVVLWLRSQDFQGTGHEITLSRASNSPLDIAAALRNLFTKAFCSGRLYRATGVVLADLQPDRSVQCDLFEDPVRVVKTTAATQAIDTINAEFGKHTLFISAGLHLGRTPTARLQGGRRGAAPTRRTQHLPGETARRHLALPLHR from the coding sequence ATGGAACAGCCGATCACGTTACGCAACTGGCCTCAAGCGATCCTACACCTCGACGCCGACGCGTTTTTTGCCAGCGTCGAACAGGCGATGCACCCGGAGCTGCGCGGCAAGCCGGTCGTCACCGGGGCGGAACGCGGGATCGTCGCTGCGGCCAGCTACGAGGCCAAGGCGCTCGGAGTGCAACGCGGTGTCTCGCTTACCGAAGCGGTCCAACGTTGTCCCTCGCTCATCTTGCTCCCGAGCGATTATGAAACGTATAGCCTCTTCTCTAAACGCATCTTCGCCATCATGCGCCGCTTCACGCCCGACGTCGAAGAATACTCGATCGACGAGGCCTTCGCCGACCTCACCGGACTGCGCCGCCACCACCACGACGGCTACGAAGGGATTGCGAAACAGATCCAGGAAACCGTAATGCGCGAACTCGACATCGGCGTCTCGGTGGGCATCAGCCTCTCCAAGGGCCTAGCGAAACTCTGCTCCAAACTGCGCAAACCACGCGGATTTGCGGCCGCCCCGGGACCACTCATCCATCGGCTGTTGGCGAATACTCGGTTGGAAACGGTCTGGGGATTCGGTCCCAATACGGTCCAACTGCTCACCAAGTTTGGCTGCCGCACTGCGCTCGACTTTGTCCGCCAACCCCGCTACTTCGCCGAGCAACATTTGGGCAAGGTCGGCGTCGCACTCTGGTCGGAACTCCGCGGCGAATATGTGTATCGAGTCGACCCCACGCCGAAGACCGATTACGCGACCATCAGTAAAACAAAAACCTTCGCGCCGCCCTCGCGTGAATCGGACTACGTCTTCGCTCAGGCCGTGCGCAATCTGGAATCGGCCTGCATCAAGGCACGACGTTATCGCCTCGCCGCGCGGCGGGTCGTATTGTGGCTGCGCAGCCAAGACTTCCAAGGCACGGGCCACGAAATCACGCTGAGCCGCGCTAGCAACTCCCCGCTCGACATCGCGGCCGCGTTACGCAACTTGTTCACCAAGGCCTTTTGCTCGGGCCGTCTCTATCGCGCCACCGGCGTGGTCTTGGCCGATCTGCAACCCGACCGATCCGTCCAGTGCGACCTCTTCGAAGACCCGGTCCGAGTCGTGAAAACCACGGCCGCCACGCAGGCGATCGACACCATTAATGCCGAGTTCGGCAAACACACCTTGTTCATCAGCGCAGGCCTGCATCTGGGCCGCACCCCCACAGCACGGTTGCAAGGCGGCCGCCGGGGCGCAGCACCCACACGCCGCACACAGCACCTCCCCGGCGAAACGGCCCGCCGCCACTTGGCTCTTCCGCTGCACAGGTAG
- a CDS encoding ATP-binding protein: MAAEPITRSIEYDLEQLLRPNKKKGAALLHHNVILITGPRQVGKTTLVRSVLRQRKIPYVEWNLEKTPALAAHIDRCEDFDAFTEWLQLAQHFSLGKGQVLFIDEAQESHRLGQFVRFMKEDERWAQQHVILSGSIMSQLFREVRFPVGRVTRLCVQTFSFEEFLRTHNQSLLAHLHAPSLQPLTPQVHTLTLQLLDQYLTVGGLPEVVTQYDPRGKDKTWQQTRENLLYGYFQDFRRVHGEERHHYLAAALKTTAHLLGMPFKNSHVSLLLDGGKNQHIIEALGQLEAWEMIRTIDQRGPAVESHFHPKRYLFDIGIAKQLRETTIPPIALLQTLNAAQRQPLGGLIENVAANALAAYSHESAGLAGWKKASSGSEVDFVIQHRGTTIPIECKAALHIKNTHLTGLHDFLRQHHTTLGVLVGLAPLELRAVSDQEHVLIVPLYFMDWLHHLLNLVGHS, encoded by the coding sequence ATGGCAGCAGAACCCATCACCCGCTCGATTGAGTACGACTTGGAACAGTTGTTACGCCCCAACAAAAAAAAGGGGGCCGCACTGCTTCATCACAACGTCATCCTCATCACTGGCCCACGCCAAGTCGGCAAAACCACTTTAGTACGATCCGTGCTTCGTCAGCGTAAAATTCCGTATGTCGAATGGAACCTCGAAAAAACGCCCGCGCTGGCGGCACATATTGACCGGTGCGAAGATTTTGACGCCTTTACGGAGTGGCTGCAGCTCGCGCAGCACTTCTCGTTGGGCAAGGGCCAGGTCCTTTTCATCGACGAAGCCCAAGAGAGCCACCGACTCGGCCAGTTCGTTCGGTTCATGAAAGAAGATGAACGATGGGCACAGCAACACGTCATCCTCTCCGGCTCCATCATGTCCCAACTCTTTCGGGAAGTGCGATTCCCCGTTGGCCGTGTCACTCGACTGTGCGTCCAGACATTCTCGTTTGAAGAGTTCCTCAGAACGCACAATCAGAGCTTGTTGGCACATCTCCACGCCCCGTCCCTTCAACCGCTTACTCCTCAGGTGCATACATTAACGCTGCAGTTACTCGATCAATATCTGACCGTCGGCGGCCTCCCGGAGGTCGTCACGCAATACGATCCCCGCGGGAAAGACAAGACCTGGCAACAGACTCGCGAAAATCTTCTCTACGGCTACTTTCAAGATTTCCGTCGCGTGCACGGTGAAGAACGCCACCACTATCTGGCCGCCGCACTCAAGACAACAGCCCACCTCTTGGGCATGCCGTTCAAGAACAGCCACGTCTCACTGTTACTCGATGGGGGAAAAAACCAACACATCATCGAAGCACTCGGACAACTTGAGGCCTGGGAGATGATTCGCACTATCGATCAACGCGGCCCAGCGGTCGAAAGTCACTTTCACCCCAAACGGTATCTCTTCGACATCGGCATTGCAAAGCAGCTCCGCGAGACCACAATTCCCCCAATCGCGCTCTTGCAGACACTCAATGCCGCCCAACGACAACCACTCGGTGGGCTCATAGAAAATGTTGCGGCTAATGCCCTCGCCGCCTATTCTCACGAATCGGCTGGATTAGCTGGGTGGAAAAAGGCCTCCTCCGGTTCCGAAGTCGATTTTGTCATCCAACATCGCGGGACAACCATCCCCATCGAATGCAAGGCGGCTCTGCATATTAAGAATACTCATTTGACCGGGCTCCATGACTTTCTCCGTCAGCATCATACGACGTTGGGCGTGCTCGTGGGCCTAGCCCCACTTGAACTTCGGGCCGTATCGGACCAAGAGCACGTTCTAATCGTTCCACTCTACTTCATGGATTGGCTCCACCATTTGCTTAACCTTGTGGGGCACTCATAA
- a CDS encoding N-acetylmuramoyl-L-alanine amidase — protein MKRLVIFCCSVLALWSLAARAAFAEPDPIAQVEQAYQDARHCYYEILADAQRVQQRQAWDQCLAKFVRVAQQYPQSPRSADANFTAAKLYEQLYQISKSREDLTAAKDRYRAFAKRHRKHRLADDALYRAAVVAWEGFHQKGEAGRLLWQVTHWHRDGDMQTPATQFITQLEKIEGKTYKPIASLLPLPKNTPAQQSPAVTPPTKAPVAAATTHTTPTPSAAVVAGTAPATNNMHIIVDAGHGGTDPGAHGPGGTWEKDVTLAIAKRLGAQLKQQLGCKVTYTRTSDKFVSLEARNKIANQRRADLFISIHANAAPNVKAAGIETYYLNNATDQAAKRLADRENAAVAGNGSELERIVSTMLQNAFTEGSHDLATQVQRALVQRLRRDYKDTKDLGVRSALFYVLVGAKSPAILVETSFLSNPTEEQRLRDPKYQTAITAAIADGVAQFLRAAPARSTL, from the coding sequence ATGAAACGACTCGTCATCTTCTGTTGCAGTGTGTTGGCGCTCTGGAGTCTGGCCGCGCGCGCCGCGTTCGCCGAACCCGATCCGATCGCACAGGTAGAACAGGCCTATCAAGACGCGCGGCATTGTTATTATGAAATCTTGGCCGATGCGCAGCGCGTCCAGCAGCGCCAGGCCTGGGATCAATGTCTCGCCAAATTCGTCCGCGTCGCGCAGCAATATCCGCAGAGCCCCCGCAGTGCCGACGCCAACTTTACCGCAGCCAAACTCTATGAGCAGCTCTACCAAATCTCGAAGAGTCGCGAAGACCTGACCGCCGCAAAAGATCGCTACCGGGCATTTGCGAAACGTCACCGCAAACACCGCTTGGCGGACGACGCATTGTACCGCGCGGCAGTCGTGGCATGGGAAGGCTTCCATCAAAAAGGCGAGGCCGGTCGATTGCTGTGGCAAGTCACGCATTGGCACCGCGACGGCGACATGCAGACCCCGGCCACACAGTTCATTACGCAACTCGAAAAAATCGAGGGAAAGACCTACAAACCGATTGCAAGTCTGTTACCGCTGCCGAAAAATACCCCGGCCCAGCAATCTCCCGCCGTCACGCCGCCAACCAAAGCCCCGGTCGCCGCCGCCACAACACACACCACCCCAACCCCCAGCGCAGCGGTTGTGGCCGGCACCGCGCCGGCAACCAACAACATGCACATCATTGTCGACGCAGGTCATGGCGGGACCGACCCCGGCGCCCACGGGCCCGGAGGAACGTGGGAGAAAGACGTCACGCTCGCGATCGCCAAACGACTGGGCGCTCAGCTGAAACAACAACTCGGCTGCAAAGTCACGTATACCCGAACCAGCGACAAATTTGTCAGCCTCGAAGCGCGCAACAAAATCGCCAACCAACGCCGCGCCGATCTGTTCATCTCGATTCACGCCAACGCCGCGCCGAATGTGAAGGCCGCAGGCATTGAGACCTACTACTTGAACAACGCCACCGATCAGGCCGCCAAACGATTGGCCGATCGGGAGAATGCCGCAGTGGCGGGGAACGGTAGCGAGCTGGAACGGATCGTCAGCACGATGCTGCAAAATGCCTTCACCGAGGGATCGCACGACTTGGCCACGCAAGTGCAACGGGCATTAGTGCAACGACTGCGGCGCGACTACAAAGACACCAAAGATCTCGGCGTCCGTTCCGCCCTCTTCTACGTATTGGTCGGGGCCAAGAGCCCTGCCATTCTGGTGGAGACCTCGTTCCTCTCCAACCCCACCGAAGAGCAGCGGCTGCGCGACCCCAAATATCAAACCGCAATCACCGCCGCGATCGCCGACGGCGTGGCCCAATTCCTCCGCGCCGCGCCGGCACGGAGCACGTTGTAA